In one Hymenobacter sp. DG25B genomic region, the following are encoded:
- a CDS encoding alpha/beta hydrolase, with the protein MLLSAVAMAQATGRVEHLPDFPSKFVQPRNVDVWLPEGYAPGKKYPVLYMHDGQNLFSPKTSYGGVAWEVDSVLTQLQRDKKVPACIVVGIWNSPKRFAEYTPEKAFNLMSAERQAAIKQERQSESLADAYLRFVVEELKPYIDQHYQTRPDRKHTFVMGSSMGGLISLYAALEYPRVFGGAGCVSTHWPLSLKSNTPDFTEAMVQYLAQKLPRRHKPRLYFDYGTATLDSWYEPHQQRIDSVLRAHGYDARHWQTRRFEGAAHNEASWQQRLAVPLEFLLGKK; encoded by the coding sequence ATGCTACTTTCGGCAGTAGCCATGGCGCAGGCTACGGGCCGCGTGGAGCACCTACCGGATTTCCCCTCCAAGTTTGTGCAGCCGCGTAATGTGGATGTCTGGCTACCCGAGGGCTACGCGCCCGGCAAAAAATACCCGGTGCTGTACATGCATGATGGCCAGAATCTGTTCAGCCCCAAAACGTCTTACGGCGGCGTGGCCTGGGAGGTGGATAGTGTGCTCACGCAGCTGCAGCGGGATAAAAAAGTTCCGGCATGCATCGTAGTAGGCATCTGGAACTCGCCCAAACGCTTTGCCGAGTACACGCCCGAAAAGGCGTTCAATCTTATGTCGGCCGAGCGGCAGGCGGCCATAAAGCAGGAACGGCAGTCAGAGTCGTTGGCCGATGCTTATCTGCGCTTCGTGGTAGAAGAGTTAAAGCCCTATATCGACCAGCATTATCAAACCCGGCCCGACCGGAAGCACACCTTCGTGATGGGCAGCAGCATGGGCGGGCTCATTTCCCTGTATGCCGCGCTGGAATACCCACGGGTATTTGGTGGAGCAGGCTGCGTTTCCACGCACTGGCCGCTGAGTTTGAAATCGAATACGCCGGACTTTACCGAGGCAATGGTGCAGTATCTGGCGCAGAAGCTGCCGCGTCGGCACAAGCCCCGTCTGTACTTCGATTATGGTACCGCCACGCTGGATAGCTGGTACGAGCCCCACCAGCAGCGCATTGATTCCGTGCTGCGCGCCCATGGCTACGATGCCCGCCACTGGCAAACCCGCCGCTTTGAAGGCGCTGCGCACAACGAAGCCTCCTGGCAGCAGCGCCTGGCAGTGCCGCTGGAATTCCTGCTGGGGAAGAAATAA
- a CDS encoding spermidine synthase: MKKALSYLYPFTRKVPSTYNGELEISLYQGRKVLDSRTANYSYGSLQRVLRFGLQQISLGGCRRVLLLGLGGGSVIQTLREDFDYQYHITAVDFDPVVIELAAQEFGIAPGPRLQIVCADAFAYVQDAHPPFDLVLVDLFVDSAIQEGVFAPAFWQNVFRLVRPGGHVLLNTLQAAVPAGALQQLQNAVQALGGTVRLFPKVEKLNLLVLVQKPA; this comes from the coding sequence ATGAAGAAGGCATTGAGCTATCTGTACCCGTTCACGCGCAAAGTGCCCTCCACTTATAATGGCGAGCTGGAAATTAGCCTGTACCAGGGGCGCAAGGTGCTGGACTCGCGCACGGCCAACTACTCTTATGGCTCTTTGCAGCGGGTGCTGCGCTTTGGCTTGCAGCAGATTTCGCTGGGCGGCTGCCGGCGCGTACTGCTCCTGGGGCTGGGCGGGGGCTCCGTTATCCAAACGCTGCGGGAAGACTTCGATTACCAGTACCACATTACCGCCGTCGATTTTGACCCGGTAGTGATAGAGCTGGCGGCGCAGGAGTTTGGTATAGCGCCCGGCCCGCGCCTGCAGATTGTGTGCGCCGATGCCTTTGCCTACGTGCAGGATGCGCATCCGCCCTTTGACCTGGTCCTGGTGGATCTGTTTGTGGATAGCGCCATTCAGGAAGGCGTTTTTGCGCCGGCTTTCTGGCAAAATGTATTCCGGCTGGTGCGCCCCGGCGGCCACGTTCTGCTGAATACCCTGCAGGCCGCCGTGCCAGCCGGCGCGCTGCAGCAATTGCAGAATGCTGTGCAAGCTTTGGGCGGTACCGTCAGGCTGTTTCCGAAGGTGGAAAAGCTGAACCTGCTGGTGCTGGTGCAGAAGCCCGCATAA
- a CDS encoding tetratricopeptide repeat protein, which translates to MNENFEDRDEVLDTVRRFERMLTNNEPVFFDLGDFENIIDHYTTHTQYDKALRACEAAIAQYPFSTELLIDRSQVLAMKGEYVEAAAQIEDVALLDPDNPDVAVTRGIIATQKGDFSEAVAYFLSALERAPDRDDIHFNLGLAYQSWQKFKSAAKYYKQSLRLNLDNEVAVQELLYCLEVSERLETNLEFFRRFTDDDPYSALAWYNLGQAYFRLGRYDDAVAAFEYAILIDGKFYDAHGYLASTYVNQELYRKAILEFQLSYEKDKPTAEALCNIGECHEKLAEWDQARRYYQKSIDLDETMDEAWFGIGIVLSAQDRNFEAIHFFRRAVNLYEESVEYWMALATAEYQVGNIVSAIECYDKATQVAPDNKDAWLNWSIILYEQGNYDGAIDLMRNAVEIQPAEAELHYRLCAYLLAAGRYREAYECLENALVLDFDKHRLLFDYFPELESQRALARLIDQYRK; encoded by the coding sequence ATGAACGAAAATTTTGAGGACCGGGACGAAGTGCTGGATACCGTGCGCCGCTTTGAGCGCATGCTGACCAACAACGAGCCGGTGTTTTTTGATCTGGGCGATTTTGAGAACATCATCGACCATTATACCACCCATACCCAGTACGATAAAGCCCTGCGGGCCTGTGAGGCCGCTATTGCCCAATATCCTTTCAGCACGGAACTGCTCATCGACCGGTCACAGGTGCTGGCCATGAAAGGCGAGTACGTGGAGGCTGCCGCGCAGATTGAAGACGTCGCCCTGCTCGATCCGGACAATCCGGACGTGGCTGTGACGCGCGGTATCATTGCTACGCAGAAAGGAGATTTCTCGGAGGCCGTAGCTTACTTCCTGAGTGCGCTGGAGCGCGCGCCCGACCGCGACGATATCCACTTCAACCTGGGCCTGGCTTACCAAAGCTGGCAGAAGTTTAAGAGCGCGGCCAAATACTACAAGCAAAGCCTGCGCCTGAACCTGGATAATGAGGTGGCCGTGCAGGAACTGCTGTATTGCCTGGAAGTATCAGAGCGCCTAGAAACGAACCTGGAGTTTTTCCGCCGCTTCACCGATGACGACCCATATTCGGCTTTAGCCTGGTACAACCTGGGGCAGGCCTACTTCCGCCTGGGCCGCTACGATGATGCCGTGGCCGCTTTTGAGTACGCTATTCTCATTGATGGCAAGTTTTACGATGCGCACGGCTACCTGGCCAGCACGTACGTAAACCAGGAGCTTTACCGCAAGGCCATTCTGGAGTTTCAGCTGAGCTACGAGAAGGACAAGCCAACAGCCGAGGCGCTCTGTAACATTGGCGAGTGCCACGAGAAGCTGGCTGAGTGGGACCAGGCGCGCCGCTACTACCAGAAGTCCATCGACCTGGATGAAACCATGGACGAGGCTTGGTTTGGTATCGGTATTGTACTGAGCGCGCAGGACCGCAACTTCGAGGCTATTCACTTTTTCCGGCGGGCGGTAAACCTGTACGAGGAAAGCGTGGAGTACTGGATGGCGCTGGCCACGGCCGAGTACCAGGTAGGCAACATCGTCAGCGCCATTGAGTGCTACGACAAAGCTACCCAGGTAGCGCCGGACAATAAAGACGCCTGGCTGAACTGGAGCATTATTCTCTACGAGCAGGGTAACTATGACGGCGCTATTGACTTGATGCGCAACGCCGTGGAAATTCAGCCCGCCGAGGCCGAGCTGCATTACCGCTTGTGCGCCTACCTGCTGGCCGCCGGCCGCTACCGTGAGGCTTATGAGTGCTTGGAAAATGCTTTGGTACTAGATTTCGACAAGCACCGCCTGCTGTTTGACTATTTCCCCGAGCTGGAGTCGCAGCGCGCCCTGGCCCGGCTGATTGATCAGTACCGCAAGTAA
- a CDS encoding phosphosulfolactate synthase: protein MNYDLNQIPERTAKPREQGFTMVMDKGLSVREVEDFLEVGASYTDIVKLGWATSYVTPNLKRKLEVYKEAGIPVYFGGTLFEAFIIRNQFDDYRRLLDTMGMEYAEVSDGSIDLDHERKLEFIQTLSKDVRVLSEVGSKDAEKIIPPYKWIQQMRTELEAGAEKVIGEAREAGNVGLFRSTGEVRSGLVEEILTQIPFEKIIWEAPQKAQQVWFIKMLGANVNLGNIAPNEIISLETIRLGLRGDTFTHFLDMDNVAEMFKPEAKAPGKPGTSMPRG, encoded by the coding sequence ATGAACTACGACCTGAACCAAATTCCTGAGCGCACCGCCAAACCCCGCGAACAAGGCTTTACCATGGTAATGGACAAAGGCCTGAGCGTGCGCGAAGTAGAGGACTTTCTGGAAGTAGGCGCCTCCTACACCGATATTGTAAAGCTGGGCTGGGCTACCTCGTACGTCACGCCTAACCTCAAGCGCAAGCTGGAAGTGTACAAAGAAGCCGGTATTCCGGTGTATTTCGGTGGTACCCTGTTCGAGGCCTTCATCATTCGCAATCAGTTTGATGACTACCGCCGCCTGCTGGATACCATGGGCATGGAATACGCCGAGGTATCCGACGGTTCCATTGATCTGGACCACGAGCGGAAGCTGGAGTTCATTCAGACGCTGTCGAAGGATGTGCGCGTGCTGTCGGAAGTAGGCTCCAAGGATGCTGAGAAGATCATTCCGCCCTACAAGTGGATTCAGCAGATGCGCACGGAGCTGGAAGCCGGTGCCGAAAAGGTAATTGGCGAAGCCCGCGAGGCCGGCAACGTGGGTCTGTTCCGCAGCACCGGCGAGGTGCGCTCCGGTCTGGTAGAAGAAATTCTGACCCAGATTCCCTTCGAGAAAATCATCTGGGAAGCTCCCCAGAAAGCGCAGCAGGTATGGTTTATCAAGATGCTGGGCGCCAACGTGAACCTGGGCAATATTGCCCCCAATGAAATTATCTCGCTGGAAACCATTCGGCTGGGTTTGCGCGGCGATACTTTCACGCACTTCCTGGATATGGATAATGTGGCCGAAATGTTCAAGCCCGAAGCAAAGGCCCCCGGCAAGCCCGGAACCTCCATGCCAAGAGGCTAA